Genomic segment of Saccharomyces cerevisiae S288C chromosome XV, complete sequence:
CATTCTACATCCTAGATATGCCTCTAGACATTTTACCTACCATCGCTCGACGTGCATTATTACCTTAATAACTTAAAACAGCTATTCCTatatttttacatttttttctacgCACGGTCGGGTAACAAATGATAGCGCCAGATCATTGAGAACCCAAGTGTTGCATGTTGAACCTGCAATGCATAAATATTAGAAGCATTAGAAGCATAGTAGTATGAAGTGACTGTGACAAATGAAGCTCTGTAATTCTTAGTTTGAATAACTTGCACATGTACTATGGTCAGTATCATGTCAAGCTTGTAGTACGTGTGAACACAGATTTGGTTATGGAGTAATATAATACTTAACAGCAAGAGAACATCAATGGAGCTTTACTTAGACTTCGGGAGGTTTTCATACAGTTGTGTACTATACATAGATTAATAAGATTGCATATCAGAACTAACAATCCTATCTTGAGCTGAGTACCGAGTTTGTATCAGCCTACAATTAGAGATTTCAATGGGAAAAAATGAGTATGCAACAAATAGTTAACCATTGCTCGATTAAAGCactcttcttttttataagAATACCTAGGATAAGATCATTTAAACTTAAATTCACAGCCATAATATATGCATAACTCCTCATATAGCTGGTCTTATAGTAGTTCGATGGAGTACACTGTTAGCCCTGGCTTAAAAGTCGTGAAATCATTGAAATCAAGATGATCCAAATCCAAATGGAACaagtaatttcttttgggTATTAAGTTAATAGTGCCATCTCtcttcaactttttcaattctgaTGTCATGGAATTGGGAGTTACTAAAGTTAGTGGAGTTATGGACCCGTTTAAACGCAGCCGCCTAATTGTTTCTGTTAAAAGTGGTAAATCACAGCCTTTAAGGTCTATTACATGATGGTTACCTACACTGAATGCCACTTCATCTATCGACTCAATACCATCCTGTGTATTGATAAGAGAAGAAACGGTTAGGTTATTGCTCATATACATCCAGGTGGGTGGTGAGTATGTTTTCCACCATATGTGAACGCCCATTTGTTCGGTACGAAAGTGGAAGTAATCTCCCAAAAATTGGATAATTCCTGCTTGATGTGAAATTCCCATGATGAACGCCATGATTATGTTAAAAAGAAGCCAAGTTcccttgaaaattttcttgtttacTAACGTGGAACTCAGAGGTGTCCAGTTTAAGTTTGTCACGAGTAGTGGCACTAGCGGTACAAGGAATCTTAATTCTTGATGTTGAAagaatgaaagaaaaagcaggCCAGATATGATTGCGTAAGTAGATAATTTATCGAGTTTGTAACCGGAAAAAATCGCTAGCAGCAATACTGGGCCAACTATTTGAGGTAAATTGACCAGCAGATGGGTGTATCTTGGATGTAATCCATGTACTTGCAAATTTTGGACATTGAGGTTGTATTTCAGGTTATTCAAGGGCGTAATGACAAATCCCTTTCCGTTGTTATAAATATTTGTATCAATAAGAACAAATAGACAcgaggaaaatgaaaatgaaagtaaaagtaaagaaaaggatttCCAATGGACCCGGTAAAACTTCCAGAATAATATCAAACATGGTAAGAAAATAAATGCAGGAAAAGTAACTCTATTAAAAACACCAAAACTAAATATAAGTCCCAATATAACcgaatttttga
This window contains:
- the SMP3 gene encoding glycosylphosphatidylinositol-alpha 1,2 mannosyltransferase (Alpha 1,2-mannosyltransferase; involved in glycosyl phosphatidyl inositol (GPI) biosynthesis; required for addition of the fourth, side branching mannose to the GPI core structure) codes for the protein MMRYQWWLYLVYAIGLMLCLGPSYIHPDEHFQCIEILAMQFMKVKGTIPWEFKSKFAARSYGPLLLVYGPLFTILESFPEIQDNPALILYSMRLQNYVMYLLCYHFLIPKLIRDERKAVQFIKKSLLLTSYVTWTYQTHTFSNSIETLALISTLTVMEDMVNEKNIQRSNFKNSVILGLIFSFGVFNRVTFPAFIFLPCLILFWKFYRVHWKSFSLLLLSFSFSSCLFVLIDTNIYNNGKGFVITPLNNLKYNLNVQNLQVHGLHPRYTHLLVNLPQIVGPVLLLAIFSGYKLDKLSTYAIISGLLFLSFFQHQELRFLVPLVPLLVTNLNWTPLSSTLVNKKIFKGTWLLFNIIMAFIMGISHQAGIIQFLGDYFHFRTEQMGVHIWWKTYSPPTWMYMSNNLTVSSLINTQDGIESIDEVAFSVGNHHVIDLKGCDLPLLTETIRRLRLNGSITPLTLVTPNSMTSELKKLKRDGTINLIPKRNYLFHLDLDHLDFNDFTTFKPGLTVYSIELL